GCTTTCAGTACATTATGAAGGATCTGTAGGTTCTTTAGACACTTTACAGTTCTTTGCTGTCGATTAATTAAGTTCAAgatcaaatgtataaaaaaaagaaacaaacacacacacacacaaaaaagagagaaaaaacaaGACACCAACATATCTCGTTTCAGTGAAATACATGCCGAATAGGTTATTTCAAATgcagttctttctcagaaagttcCATATAGTCATTTTCGTCATGATGTAATTACATTGGTAGCGTTAGAGTTTTTGTACACatcttatttttttgttttgtttttgttttaatcgCTGGTGCGCAGCAAACcaaaaaccacaaaaataaaaccaaaaacaacTTCAAATACCGATATAATATCAAAAATCGTAATTTAAAATCGATAAATCaagttgaaaaaaattaaaacatctaGCATGGAGATCCTTCTCAATTTCAAAACAACCAACATCGATGttgtatttgaattaaattttaacaatataaaatataaatatgaaaataaaaaaataaacattaaatgaAATACTCAAAAATTCTATTATACATCTAAGACAGTATCTTtatgaaaaaaagataattCCTTACCTTCCTGCTATTACTGAATATGTTGGTTTATATACACTAAAAACAGCAGGTAGAAGTAAACCCTCCCGACAGTGTTCACAGTCGAATACATTCTTACCGGCGGGTAGTTGTTGCATTCACATTAAATACTCATAAGGTTTACTTCCTGGTTGTCAATTTTATTGATTTCTGATCTTATGCTGATATACAGAGGTGAAACTTTTAAATTATCAGGTTCAAGTTCAATTACCATGCTTTATACCCTAAACAACCAACCCGGGGTAAACATTACACcttatctttaaaataaatatatagctTCCTGCTACCCAAACGATGTTCTGCATTATAACTTATGCATGTACACtctatataatacaatgttcttcactatatataaaacaatatataacatagtaataaaaatgacaaaggaagactATTCTATGTATTGTGCCCTAAACTACAGCACTTTATCGCATAGCCAGAAATAACTACGTCTATTAGGTGAAATGAATACCTGAATTATCATAAATATCTTAATCACTCTTGATTGGATAAACAACACACAATTCTGTCCCGTTATAAACAGTAGTAACCGTACGTAAAAGGATCGAGTTTTCACCTCAACCCGATACCTTAAAATATTGTACCAAGGTTCTCTGATCTTTGATCCGTCAGTGTCTTACATTCTGAGTCATAATTTGTAAGTGAAGTctggcaaataaacacaaactcaagATATATAACCTTCAGGTTGTTTTACTAAGAAAACACGTTTGTCAAATAGATAGACACAGGAACAAAATTCTACAACTCTGTCACGCACTCCAACTCACATACACGTGACATCAGTTTAGTATGCACGACCTATATGATGGTATCAGTAAACTAGCGGCAACATGGCCATGCTAGCGGCAACATGGCCATACCCTTTTGactgttaaacaaaacaagtcTTTTAAACTAATTACACTACACcttaaatacttatttatttgtcaaaaataccaaacAGCGCAAATGATGTAAAGTGTATACTCATCAATGAGACTGAGTATACACAACAATCAGAAAGATGAGATTTTAGAATAATTATATCCACTCCCCTGAAACATATCTGAAACGCATTTGATCTAAGCTACACATACTTCAACATGTAATGATTGCATTACTTAGAGTATGTTACAACAGCAATATGAAAACGGAACTTCAATCACAGAACAACACACTACTCGTGGTGCATATAATTTCAAGAGCCTAATTCAAAGTACCcagaaaacatttttatgaGTTTGCTTACCATGCCCTGGTAACATAACCAACCATTGCGTTCAACCAAATTTACCTTCATGGTTGCTCACACTTCAGAAGCACAAATACaagaaaataacaatacttcctttataacaaaataactatacaataaaaattcaaTATCAGAAAGTAACAAGACAAGCATTTAAATATCTTTCAAGCTTTGCCATATTACATTCTTTTCTTAGATAACCACATAGATATGCACAAAACCACTACATAACGACCTAATACAAATAGTATCCAGTTCCAGTAACTATTAAGTATCCAAATCATAAAGTGTTTTATGCTGTACATACAGTGCAAGGAAGTCTCACAAAACACATCTTCTGAtaaaacccaaagccttcaaTTGTCCATGCGTTAATTACTACTCCAATGGTTGTTTCCTCTATACCACGTACCTCTACAACCTCTTATTTGTTCAACTATACCCACTGTACTGTCTTAGAGAGAGACACATCTACAACCTCTAATCGGTTCTACTATACCCACTGTACTGTCTTAGAGAGAGACACATCTACAACCTCTAATCGGTTCTACTATACCCACTGTACTGTCTTAGAGAGAGACACATCTACAACCTCTAATCGGTTCTACTATACCCACTGTACTGTCTTAGAGAGAGACACATTTACAACCTCTAATCGGTTCTACTATACCTACTGTACTGTCTTAGAGAGAGACACATCTACAACCTCTAATCGGTTCTACTATACTTACTGTATTGTCTTAGAGAGAGACACATCTACAACCTCTAATCGGTTCTACTATACCCACTGTACTGTCTTAGAGAGAGACACATCCACATTCTTTAATCGGTTCTACTATACCTACTGTATGTCTTAGAGATAGACACATCTACAACCTCTAATCGGTTCTACTATACCTACTGTATGTCTAAGATATAGATAAACCTCTACAACCTCTAAGTGACGCTACAAGTCAGTTAGCCATGAGACAATCTCACATACCCATAGTAAGCGAGGTCGACAGAATCTCACTTATTGAGTTCTAAAATGGATTCCTCTGTATTATTAAAACAGTACGTATATGAACTAGATAGACATAGGGACACCCCTATTAACTGTAGGTGTTAAACCAAACCAGTCTTGTAAAGACTTTtattaaagggactaaatggttagatttcattaattttcataATGCATTTGATTTCCGGATAGCGTTATGATACAAagctacatacatgtatggcaCATATTGGCAATGTTTATCAACTTCAAATTTTTTCTCTGAACATCACTGGAAATTGTATCTGTCACCTTTGCTGTTAATATCGGAAAGAGCCGAGTGAGTCACATAATTTTAGTATCCCCGCTTTCACCCTACAAAATTGATTCCGAGGTAAGTGTAAAGATTTGTCACGTGGAGGTAGAACGTGTTTATTTTGCAATCGGATAACGTATATGGTCTCTAGGTCGCCATTTATTTTTGCTGGTGGAGTAGCTCAAACAGTTAAAAGTacataatatgttttattgacCCTCAAAGTGACATGTGAAATGTTGACATTCGGCGATGGGGCCTACGACGAGgactttgtttcttttttttgtgAACTGGAAAACTATTATTCTTCATCTTTGAAGTGTTTATTTAACTGAAATATCGTCTCGATAAGAAACCGTAGtgtatattcaaattatttttatggTCATAAGTGCTGTGACGACCAACATATATGTGACGACGTAACagttataatatacaaaaaaaattccCGATCACAAACGTGTTAAGCCTACCCAGATATGAATGCCGACTTAAGTCAGATTAAAGGAGATCGACATCGTAAATATATTGCGCTGAAAGCAATACATCAACTATAGGTCTAGATAAGAGAAATGATTCAGTTTTACTcagaaattgtaatttattcGACTGTTCGAATTTCCTAGGCTTTTAAGATTAGATTaacatttcaatgaaaatgGAAATCTTCATTAGAGTTGGTAGTTTTCGGACTTACCTTTGCTTCTGTTTTACTGATTGTAGTCAAAATATTGTTGAAAGCCCAGTACGTTTTTTGATTAATTCTATGTACGTGATGGATTGAGGAATTGGGACGATTGATGTCAGCCATGTTcacttacatgtacaattattttCATGTGTAACAGAGCATGCAGTGAAAGTCCAATTATAGGGAGAGGTCGTGGTAGGAAATAAAGAGGTCAAGGCAGCAGgggtaaaaacaatataaaaaaaacataaatatagcATTACATTCATAATTAATCAACTTGTCTGTTTGCCCATccacaaatattaattttgacttttgaaattacttttatttttttaaatcacaaaGTAACATTTGAAAGATCAAGGTCATAACATTCACATTGTGCATCTTTTTAATTAACAGAAAAGTTTGTTATGAATATATAATTggttgaaatttcaaatgtgtCAACCTTAGGTCAAGATCACTGTCAATATATTATTGTCATGGTTGTTTCCTTTCAATGTTGGTTAATTAAAGCTAAATGATCTTGTTTCAAGGAAGTTGTTTTAACATCTGTGCAGTGAAAACGTTTCATATGAAACCCAAATGAATTACAATGTTATTGAATTcatggaaatattttttgtttttatcacataCCTGTTGTATCTTATTATAGTAATACAAGCAATTTCCAGACCATGAAATACAACGGTCTGTATTGCACATGTGCAATACGGAATGTTGTATTTACCTTCTAGCCggaactatttttttttatagaaatccCCTTGTCATTGGACACGTAGCATATCCGGGTATTTCATTGGTAAATATTTTTGGATAGTTTTTAAAgtttgagatttaaaaaaaaatatgaagcataaacatattttttaattaaaattccGGAGTTATGGACGTTACTTAGGCTTTCTAAATAAACATTTGAGAAAGAGAAATAAAGTTGGCAGTAAATATAGAAGCAAGTTGTCGTTTGCTACGGACGCCTGAGAGGGTTTGTTTACAATGGCATTTGCTGGCAATTTTGACATCTTGCATGATCTGCTGATGGATTCAGACATAAGTGATGAATCCAGTATTCATGAAGCTGGAGGTATGTGTAATGAAATGGCAATATCTGGGAATGGAATGGGAATGGGGCCAAATTCACATTCATCAACCATCGCATCGTGCGCTCCCCCTCCCTCTGACCCCATCCCTGAGGCTGAACCCCATGTTTCATCTGAAATAGACGACGCGGACGTGATTCCATCCAGTACGTATACTTCCGGTGTCTCCGATTTAAGAAATTATATAATGagtaaaagaaatgaaaatactgTTAAGAAAACTGAGGGATGTATTAAAAGATTTCAAGAGTGTATTCAGTCTCCTCCTAGGTATGACAGCAGGGACATTCTTCAGATTCTGCCATTTGAACTAGATATATACATTGGTGGTTTTTTGCTTTCTCTTCAGAAGAATGATGGTTCTAATTATGAACCTGATACCCTAACCAGCTTTCACAGGGGCATCGACCGCTATCTGAGGGAAAATGGTTATCTTGTCAACATTCTAACCTCAGATTTATTCAGCACAAGTCGACAGGTACTTCAATCTCGACGGAAAGAGTTAAAACAGAAAGGGCTTGGGAACCGACCCAATAAAGCCGAACCTGTCAGTGAAAATGAGGAGGAAATGTTGTGGGAATGCGGTCAGCTTGGTCACGGCAACCCACATGCTTTGCTGAACACAGTATGGTTCAATAACACTAAACTTTTGGGGTTCAGGGGATGTGATGAGAACAGACAATTGAAATGGGGAGACATAGAATTAAAAAGAGATGAAAATGGGTCAGAATACCTAGAATTTAACGAAAgaacaacaaaaacaagaggcGGAAACAGTACTCACGTAAGATCATTTAATCCGAAACAGTTTCAAAATCCTGAAATTAAGTGGCGATGTCCAATCGAAGCCTACAAATTGTACGCCAAGCACCGTCCTCAGGCCATGAATACACCGGAGTCTCCATTTTATATCGCTGTCAATCAgaacagcactggtggaaagTGGTTCAAAAACCAGCCAGTTGGAAGAAACAAACTCGgtgtaatgatgaaaacaatGGCAAGTAACGCCGGTCTTACTGGAAAAAAACCAACAACCAATCCTTGAGAAAAACACTGTGTACAAAACTCCTCCATTCCGGCGTTGCTCCTACGACTATTATGCAATTATCTGGTCACAAAAACGTAAATAGTGTAAATAAGTATGCCGTAGCTTCCTTTAACCAACAACGTGAAATGTGCGAAACTCTTCAAAACGTGAAGAAGTCTGCTATATCTTCCAGTGTAACATCCACAGTATCACGTAGGCCAATGGCGGAAACATCACACAGTCAAAACCTACCAGCCGTCACAACTTGTCCCCGTGAGAAAGAGGTGCAAAATCTTGCGACGGGAATGTTTTCTGGTGAAAATATCCGTGGAGGAACTTTCAATATCTCCTTTCAATTATCATCCCAGTCAAAAAATAACACATCTCACAGCATGTCACGTCCTCGTAAGTACAGACGCATAGCACAGCTGCCCGACTCTGATTCTGATGACTGAAGTTACACCGTGggaaattttgagtttttgtGTGTCAGTGACGTAATGCAGCGATATCGCGAGTTGGGAGAATTTACTTATACTTTTTGTGAACGTTTCTTATTTAACCGTTTATTGTTGCCAATCGTTTAAAATAGTAATTATTACGACAAAATGTATGAGAAATGTGTGTGTATCTTGTGGATTATTTGTtttaccaggtaaatatcacAGAGAAAGTATATGACAAAAATCTGCtctgtttttttctctctacaTGACTTGTGGGTGAAGTACCGGTGACGGGTGTTGCTAAAACAAGTTCAAATCGGTTTCTGAAAGACGAGGCGAACTGAAAAGTTCCCGATATTTGCAAAAACCATAAATGTTAATACATTTTTAAGTTTGACCTCTACACAATACTAAAGGTATatgataaaagcaagaccacACACTTGTGTTTTTCTAACGAATCAGAAAGCATGAGTTTATTGTCCGGACGAATATATTTACGAGTGCGCGCGAGTGAATATATACGTCCGCGAAATAAATGAGTGCTTTCTGATTCGTTTCTGAGTGCTTGACgtctttttgtattttcatttttgtattgtttgttttaccaaTATTTAGCGAAAACATTGGCTTCGCTTACACCTCATTAAATTTGTTGAAAGATCAATTGTTACTTATGGACAAATGGAATGGACGCATTAACTTACACTAACTGAGACCTAAAATTGTCCATAGAGCACACATTTAGAACGCATTACTGTATTGACATAAGATACTAATTGATAGATTGTTTTGCAAATGAAATCAGCCTcatacagtaatgttttattggcaatataatgatattttacttgGATTTGTCTCGAACTATTGTACTGAAAGGTTACATTTGTTGTTCTACACATGATAGGATATGACCAATGGATATGTTAACTAAGACTGGTGAATGTTAACCATACCACAATCGTGTATGTACAGCTGATCGTTATGACCAAGTCAATTTGGATGACATTCCCAGGTATGCGATCAATCTGAAATAGGAAGTTGTGGAGCTGCCTCTTTTCAAAGGTAGGGTAATTAGGTATCAcactttttaaaataaagtaaaatgaGTATTCACacattgattttatttgtaCCTTGTTGATACATATGGTCTATTTGTTGTTGAAGAAAATTCCAAGGAACATCATATCGATAAGCCGTCGGCATAGGTATCTATCTTCAATTTAATTAAGGAGGTTTTTACGTGATATTAATTGTTTTCAAAGTTATACTTCCATTACATTTATTGAGGTTGAGTAATGGCGAACACATATGTgaaagtaaatatttttctgTGCATTTTCGTTATACACTGGTTTAGgtgttgtatgtattttatcaaaagCTAATAactatacattttgattataataTTATTGCCAAATGCATTTTAACAATTTGGttatcttttaaaatgaatatttatttcatttttcttttagATATAATTTATTCAACCTGAGCCGTGCGCGAAGAACACAACACACTTATACAGAAAAGCAATGTCGTGTTTATTGTTTCTGCTGTTTCTTATTGCAAGTAATGTGATGTATCGGTCTGTAACAGCGACCAGTACCATTGACGATCTCATGAAGTTGGAAGGAGATTTGTTCAAAAGCTACAACAAAAATTTTCGACCAGCTTACAACTTGACTGATGTTGTTCATGTTGACACGTCGTTGTTCCTCATGGCAATTTTAGATTTTGATGAGGTTTCTGAAATTATACAATTGAGCTCTTTCGTAGGAATTAAATGGACAGATTACAGACTGGCATGGAATTCCAGTAAGTATGGTGGCATCTCTAATTATGTCTCAAACTCATCACATGTATGGAAACCGCGAATTTTTATGATTTCATCAGCTGACGACATCGATATAATCGGCGACGACTATTTCGATATCAGGATATGGAATACTGGTACCATAAATTACAATCCTGGAGTAATGGTCAAATCCACTTGCGATGTTGACATGACTTATTTTCCAACTGACTCCCATATCTGTAGGATAATGATTGTACCATGGATGTACACGATCCAAGAGGTCGAACTCAACATCAATTCATCTATAATTAATTTAGATTTCTTTAAACCAAATGGTGCGTGGGAAATATACGATACCTCCGTCAACAGAAACATCAAGCTGACAACAGATGTTTCAATAATAGaatttactttatatttaaaaagaaagcctcaatatttcattctgtcTTTGAATGTTCCAATTCTGCTATTGTGTTTTCTCAACCCATGTGTGTTTCTTCTTCCCGCCGCTTCTGGCGAAAGGATCTCGTTTGCAGTGACCATGTTTCTGTCGATGGCCGTTTATATGTCCAGTATAGGTGAGGTAATGCCTAAGGTGTCGGACCCTATCGCTGGTGCGTCTTACTTTCTCCTGGGGGCGATGTGCTTCAGCTGCCTGCTTATACTACTGACGATATTGTCACTGTGTTGTGACGTTGTCAGTGACGTCAAACACTTTCCAATATGGTTATTATCAATGGTGAGATGTTGTATAAGCAGGAACAGAAACAGTACAAAAGGACGTGGCGACTCAACCCAGGTTGCTGGTATTTTAGAAAAAGACATTCATGCTATAAATGATAATCAAGAATCATTTGTCGAGATAAAAGAAAGCGTGTCCGatgaaatacagaaaaatgatgTCACAAAATTCATTGATAGATCTCTTTTTTGCGTTACTGAATTAATAGTTATATCAGGtttattgtattacattttagCATACATCAATTTAACTTAAAGTGGTTAATGAATTTCATTGACAGTTGAATCGATTTGCAAGAGACAAAAGGGTAGATAGATAATCAGCCTGCCATGTAGAAGACATGTCAGTTAGGGATATGACACAGAGTTACTCTTCAGTAAGGAAACATGATATCAACATTGCTTTATAGTTGCTTAAATATGATCTCCCTATCCTTAGCGGTCATATGTGTTCATTTCTCAACTTTCTCTTAACTGGCCGAATATTAATGTGCTGTGCATGATCGTTTAAGTGAAGTTCCACTATTCATTTTCCTGCACGTAgaaaaacatgtaattatataacctagtctaaaacattcaatgttttataaacaatgtaagTATCGAATGAGAATAACTGATGTTATCGAGGTTCAATCTGATATCGTTATGATTCGATACGAGTATCAAGTTTGCTTTAACCTGATTGTGCTTCATTTCAATTCCATAGCATTTTACATAATAAAGAATAGTTTAATTAAATGCTATAAATTGGGTTTGATGCAGGATCGGTATATGTTAAGTTAGACGACACTGTAACTGTATTATAAAATATGTAGGTGTACATTAAGTGTTATCCAATGTCAGCCCCCACAGAACAAATTGTCACAGAGATAAAATACATGATTTATTACTATTTCCCGACAGGAAACACAACGTTAAAAAATCATTAGACTAATATTTGTCCTCATATCCATAGTTGTTTAACCCTCTTGTCGATGGTCTATCCATCGATTTCCTAGTTGTTTCATCTGATAGATTTCTCGTAACACACCATTGATGTGCTTTATAATATTCACAATACCTCTTGGAGTCTGATTATGATTCTCCGTAGTCAGCTTTGTTTTCACAAAGACATGTCCATTTGTCGTATGTTTTTACCATTCTGATTTGAACGTTAACAAGTGATATTGCTAAGTACCAAGGCTCTATTTGATCTGCAAAATTACAAGCGCTTTTGAGACATTGCTATGTTTTACTGATTTCCAATGTCGGAAGTATATAAGTGATTCTATTAGTATTTGGAAAGGACACCAGGAACTGTGTAGATACAATTCTACTTTGTTAAATCATAGATTACGACAGAAATGTATGTTAGTTACTTTTTGCAGTTTTTAGCATAGTTTTCAACTATTTCCTTGTTGCCCCGAAAAATTCTCGAACAATATGTCGGTTCATTCGTACTGTTTCTGAACTCATTTTTGTCATGAATATTGACCGATGGATTCATTTGTACAACGCAAGTAGTTTACTTTTAGTCTgttcaaagggagataactcgcaaGTTACACACAATCGTATGATGAATATTTGGAATGACGTTGACGATTCATATCTTCTCGTACTTTTTAATTGATTCAAAGAAAATAATTCGCTTTGCTTTAACatgatttttcatatttatgCATTCATGTTTTGGTAAATAGGCTGCATTTAAatctaaaaatgaaaattccTTGATTTTAGAaatgacattattttgtttaatttgtagCACCTATTtccaaataattataataaatacgATGTCTTTATTAATAGTTGTGTAAATTTACATTTCTGGCTTCTCTCAATATTTACATACGCATTCTGGATTTGTtttagttataacgacagtCAATTTTCTTCCTGAGCAAATCATTTTGAATGTTGATTATTCATTGTATCTGGTAAGTTTGGTCAGGTTCTCTGTAGTCTCTATAATGATAAGGAATGCATGCTCTAATTGACAGTGTGGGAGATAAGGGTCCATTGCACATGCTCTCTTGATTAATTAGTTGGATAAGTCTTATCAGTAGTGGGATTTTtcagactggtgtaataaaTAGTATTGAGGTCTACAGCgtggaattatatatatatagttatttctataggttatacatataggtatataggGAAAGTCATTGTAAAATAAAGGCTAGAGTAGTTTATACATAGATATGAGATCATTAGTGTGGACTGAGTTAGACCTGTTATATATGTGATGAATAGCATTAATAGACTGAATGCATGAAGCATGCTTTTGGAGTGCACAGTTCAGTTCTAGAAATTTTTACCATGTCATTCGATGGTGATGCGGGAATTTTCCTCACTCAATCTAAGATGTCAAGTTGTGATCCTGGACTAAGTAAGGACACAGACAGTGTTTTAAGTGATGTTTTATCATTAGAAGAGATTGATtgaaaatataccaaaactGGATTTCACGctaaaaaatgacattttttttctgatttttcgGAAAATGGAATGCAGGAAATAACACAGGAAATGAAAAGTTAGAAGAGTAACAGACAACAAGATTTCTTGCGCAAAAACAAGTGTGAAAACAACAAGATGATTCGGAAGTTTGGAGACAATATCATGGACTATATGCTTTCTGACTTGAATGAAGCTCTGAGTTATTTTGTGGTTGAATTAAGAAACAAAGACGGAGGTGAATATAAACCAAATACTAATGAAGTAATTTTAAGTATCCAACATCACTTTCGCACAAACGAACGTTTCCTCAATTTCCTCTGTGACGCCGAGTTTTCTGGTCTGCGGAGCATTTTGGATGCGAAAATGAAAAACAGGGCCTTGGAATTACCAAAAAACAAGCACAAATAATAACTGATAAGCCACAAGATTGTATGCTGCTGGGGTTGTTGAGCAGCTAGTGGCCGAAAAACTGGCCATAGATCATCAGCGATAAGGTCATATCAACGTATCTATAATGACCAGCTAGTGCGTGTAAGTTCAGTAGCGCAAGGATGTTTGAATTCTGTGTCAACTGCAAAAAAGGTGAAAGTGCTAAGTGAAAAATAGGAGAATTCCATTGCTCCAGGCAACAGAGAATTCAGCATCAGTGCTCCAGATATGTGTTTCCAGAACAAATCCTTGGAATATACTCGTAGTATATAGGTGGATGTATTTTGTGCCAGTTGACAAATTTTCTTGAATTAATGACACTttgttctaattcattcatttgtttctatttgatttcaattaaacAAAAGATGACTGTGTATATTGCTTTGTGTTGTAAGTAATGTGCATACATAATGGATTATGGATACATTACCAGTAACTCCATTAAGGTACCTACAACTGTCTTATATGTAACTGTCTTAAAGAAAGTAACATATAAGACAGTAAAAGGTAACATAtaggacagttacaggtaattgTCCAAGACTTCCGTAGTTATAGCAGAGAAAGAACAATGAATGACATCACAGCtatgttttaaatatagatatgaGGTCATTGATGAGGACTGAGTAtgtcctgttatatatatatatatatatatttagatatgagGTCATTGATGTGGACCGAGTAGGTTCAGGTTTATTTAGGTATGAGGTCATTGATGTGGACTGAGTAGGtccatatatatttagatatgagGTCATTGATGTGGACTGAGTAGGTCCATATATATTTAGGTATGAGGTCATTGATGTGGACTGAGTAGGTCCAGATATATCTAGGTATGAGGTCATTGATATGGACTGAGTAGGTCCATATATATTTAGGTATGAGGTCATTGATATGGACTGAGTAGGTCCAGATATATCTAGGTATGAGGTCATTGTTGAGGAGTTAGTATGCTAAGTTATGTATAGATATGGGTCTGAATTGATGGGAACGTGTAGCCTGTCCAGATCCCATGATTCATTTACATTTAGATCGTGCGGTCATCTAGTGAGGATGTAGTTCGAAGGTTTAATCCATATGTGTACTTATGATGTCATTCTAATGATATATACCAGTAGACATTATTATAGAGTGTGAGAGAAAACATAGGGAACTCTAGATTGGGAGCAGTTCTCAGAGAAGTTTGCGATTACTCTGAGATTCAGTCCAATGTGTAgtctatatttttgttgtttagcgTAATTTAGTGATATAGGTTTGTGTAGTTATTTAGTGACAACTTGAGATTACTTGTACTTACTTTGCTTTTGGATTACTTCATATTTGGATAACTTTATTTTTGGGATTTACTTATCTTTACTTTAGGATTTATGAGACCTGAAGACATATTGGAAGTTTACATATCGTGAAATTACTTGACTGGCCAGCACTTTTAATAATCTTCGTTATTCCTTAATAA
Above is a genomic segment from Pecten maximus unplaced genomic scaffold, xPecMax1.1, whole genome shotgun sequence containing:
- the LOC117319471 gene encoding uncharacterized protein KIAA1958-like is translated as MAFAGNFDILHDLLMDSDISDESSIHEAGGMCNEMAISGNGMGMGPNSHSSTIASCAPPPSDPIPEAEPHVSSEIDDADVIPSSTYTSGVSDLRNYIMSKRNENTVKKTEGCIKRFQECIQSPPRYDSRDILQILPFELDIYIGGFLLSLQKNDGSNYEPDTLTSFHRGIDRYLRENGYLVNILTSDLFSTSRQVLQSRRKELKQKGLGNRPNKAEPVSENEEEMLWECGQLGHGNPHALLNTVWFNNTKLLGFRGCDENRQLKWGDIELKRDENGSEYLEFNERTTKTRGGNSTHVRSFNPKQFQNPEIKWRCPIEAYKLYAKHRPQAMNTPESPFYIAVNQNSTGGKWFKNQPVGRNKLGVMMKTMASNAGLTGKKPTTNP